The Candidatus Sphingomonas colombiensis genome contains the following window.
GGTGGGACGATATGACCCGCAGCCTGGAGGCGAGCTGGATCGAGCCGGTCGGCCCCAATCCGCCGCCGACCGCCTGCGACGCGCTTCAGACGAAGGAGGTGTCGCCGTTGACCTTCGAGGTGCTGGCACGCCGGGATGCGAAAGGCGTAGCCGTGAGCGAGGAAGAGATCGCGACCGCGCAGCGCTGGGCAGCGGAAAATCTTCGACTGGTGGTCGAGCCCGGTGGCGCAGTGGCGCTCGCCGCCCTGCTGGCGGGTCGAGTGCCGCTAGAGGCGGGGATGCTGGTCATTCTGTCCGGCGGCAATGTCGATATGGCCGCTTACGGGCGCGTCCTTTCCCGGCATACGGAAAGCTAGAATGATGCCCGATCGATGATCTGATGCGGGCTGGGCGGGGAAACTGGGCACGGGCGAGCCGCATTGATTGGCGGATGGGCCGATCGCGCGGCTCGAGCACGCTTCGTGGCCGAGGGCAGGATCCGCATCGTGCCGGAACGCCCGCGCGGCGGCGGCATTGTCGGTTTAACGTCACTGTCGCCGTCGGGTGGTAATCCGGACGAACTATCGGATTGGAAACGCGTCGCTAACTGACCTGTGAGGGCGGATCTCGAACGCGACGGCGATCTCCCGCCATGCTATCATTCGGCCACGGATATGGAGGGCTGAAAATGGCAATCGATCCGCCCGGTGATGGCCTTGTCGGCCTCGCGCCGATCGCGCCGAGAGCGGCGCTCGGCCTTATGCCGAACGAACAGCACCAGACTTACCATGGCTTTATGAGGGGCGCGCCAGGTGCGCCCCAGCCAGCATATTGCCTCGCGATCGTGGAGTTCGATGATCAGGGTCGATGTTACGATCGTGGCCAAATGGACGCCGTCGCCGGGGTGATGACCCAGTTGATGCACGATGAGGCCGACGTAATTCTGTTGGTATTCGTTCACGGCTGGAAGCACGACGCGCGAACGGATGACGAGGATCTCTCCGAGTTTCGGCGAGTGCTCATGCGCGTCGGCCTGCATGAACGAAATACCGCTGCGGGAAGGGCGCGGCCGGTAATGGGGATCTTCATCGGGTGGCGGGGCATGTCGGAATATGGCGTGGGCGATATCGTTGCGGACAGCACCTTCTGGGGACGTCAGGCGGCGGCGCAGCGGGTGGCGACGGGTTCCGTCCGCGAGCTGTTCGGTCGCCTTCGCCATTATCGCAATCATCGGCTCACGCGCGATCGGAGCGGCTCTCCGCTGCTTGTAATCGCGGGTCACAGTTTTGGCGGCATGATCGTCTATTCCGCCCTGTCGCAGTCGCTGATTGAGGCCGCGTCGGCGCCGGGGGGGTTATTGACGCCGAGCTTCGCGGATCTCGTGCTGCTGGTGAACCCGGCAATCGAAGGCGCTCGCTATCTGCCGATTTACGATCTGGTGAAGGGCGCGGCGTTTCGGGCGCGCAATATACCGCAGCCGCCAGTGTTCATCTGCGCTCAGGCGGAGAATGACCAACCCGTCGGCACGTTCTTTCCGATAGGAAATTTTACCCGGCGGCTCGATCAAGCGACGATCGGCGATCTGGAAAAGGCGTGCACGACGCACGCGATCGGCTTCATTCCCGAGTTTCGCACGCACCGGCTGACCGGCTCGTCCGAAGGTGCTTCATTCCGTCTCGATCCACCGGGGGAGCGACAGGAAAATCCCTATTGGGTGGTCGGCGCGGACAAAGCCGTCATCAACAATCACAGCGGTATTTGGCAGCAACCGTTTCAGGATTTTCTGGCGGACATACTGCTGGAGCATGTCGAGGCCTCGCGCCGGTAAAATCAGGATATTTTCGTAAGTAGAGGGCGAACCCTTCGTCGTGGCGCGAGCGTTTAACTCGGCAACGCGCCGCACGGAGACATGGGATGGCCGATAATCGACAGATACTCGTCGGAAGTGAGCATGCCGCGCCACGGGACATGAAGGCGATCGGGCGAGTTCCCGGTGACGAGATCATCACCGTCAGCCTTTATCTGAAGCCAACGGCGCAAAAGGGAGCGCCTGCTGTCTCGTCGCGCGCGGAGCTTCGGGCGCGGCGCGAAAAGGATCACGCGGCGGATTTCGACGCCATTGCCGCTTTCGCGCATGAGGCGGGATTGGAGGTCGTGGCGAAGGATGCGGCGCGGCGCCTTGTGCAGCTGCGGGGGAAGGCGAGCGTCGTAGAAGCGGCCTTCGGGACCGAGCTTCACCATTATGCGCAGAAGGGGAAGGTTTATCGCGGCAGGACCGGCCCGTTGCTCTTGCCCGCGACCGTGGTGGGGCGTGTCGCGGCCGTTCTGGGGCTCGACACAAGCCCGATCGCGACGCCCAAAATAGTTCCGCATCGCGGAACGACGCCACCAACCGGATTTTTGCCCACTGACGTGGCAAAGCTCTACGGTTTTGGCGGTTCCGATGCGGCGGGCCAATGCATCGGTATCATCGAACTGGGCGGGGGCTTCACGGATGCCGACAATCAGGCTGCGTTCAAAGCCATGAACATGCCTGTTCCGGATATTGTTGCGATCGGTGTTGACGGAGCCGGCAACGCCCCCGGCGCGAGTGATGCGGACGGCGAAGTCGCGCTGGACATCCAGGTCGCGGGCGGCGTCGCGCCGGGAGCCCGGCTCGCGGTCTATTTTGCGCCGAACACCAGCCAGGGCTTTGTCGATGCGATCACGCAGGCGGTGCATGACGATGCGAATAAACCCTCCGTACTTTCGATCAGTTGGGGATCGGGCGAAAATGGCTGGAGCCAACAGTCCATCGCAGTAATGGGCGCGGCCTTTCAGGATGCCGCCACTCTCAACGTTACGGTGTGCGCCGCATCGGGCGACGGGCTGGCGACCGATGGTGAGAACGATGGACAGGCGCATGTCGACTATCCTGCGTCCGATCCTGCGGTTCTGGGGTGTGGGGGCACCAGGATTACGCTGGCGGGAGGCGGCATCACGAAAGAGGTGGTGTGGAATAGCAATGGCGGCGGCACCGGCGGCGGTGTCAGTGTGCTCTTTGCACTCCCTGGCTACCAGAAAAACGCTGGTGTGCCGTTACCTCGCGGCTCAGCAGGCGGGCGCGGCGTGCCGGATGTGGCGGGTAATGCCGATCCGGATAGCGGCTATCGGATCCTGACGGCGGGGCAGGTGGGGATCATCGGCGGGACGAGTGCTGTTGCACCGCTCTGGGCCGCTATCGTCGCGATCCTCAACGTGATTCGGAAATCGCCGCTGGGTCTGCCCCACGCGCATCTCTACGCCGTTCCCGATGTTTTTCGGGACATAACATCTGGCGACAACAAATCCGGCGGCGTCGGCTTTTCGGCCGGGAAGGGGTGGGATGCCTGTACGGGGCTCGGTTCGCCCATCGGGTCGGCGCTACGATCGGCGCCCGGTATAACCGCGACCTGACGGGCACTAGCCGATTATCCGCCAAGGCCGCTTGTCCAAACTCCCGATGACAGCGTGGGGCCATCGTTTTGCTGCCCTTTGCCGGGATACGCGTGCGGGTTTTTTCATGCCGGCGTCCCCCAGATTGGGAGATTGGTATGGGATGATGCCCGCAATCATGCTTGATAAGAATCTATTTTCAAGGATAGGGTATGGTCATGGACGGTCAGACCCTGCGCGATAAGCCGCTCGACAAGAAGGGCTTGCTTGAGAAGTATCTTGCCGAACGCGACAAGCGCTTGCGCGACGATGGCAACGATCAGTATCTCGATCTGGAGGGGGCTTTCGCGCATTACGCGACCGATCCCTACACGCGCTTCGTCGAGCGTGAGCCGGTCTTCGATCACGTCACTTTCGCATTCGTTGGTGCAGGTTTCGCGGGGCTGGTTACGGGCGCGCGGCTCGCCGAGGCGGGGATCACCGATTATCGGCTGATCGAGAAGGGCGGCGACGTCGGCGGCACCTGGTATTGGAATCGCTATCCCGGCGCGCAATGCGACACCGCGTCGATGATCTATTTGCCGCTGCTCGAAGAAACCGGGCACATGCCTACCGAGAAATATGTCCATGGTCCCGAGATTTTGGCGCAGTGCCAGCGGATCGCCGGACAATACGGGCTATACGACAAGGCGTTGTTCCATACGCAGATCGCCTCGCTCAATTGGGATGAAGGGCGCTCGCTATGGGTGGTTTCAACGGATCGTGGCGATCGTTTCACCGCCAAATACATTGGCCTGGGCACTGGCCCGATCCACATTCCCAAACTGCCTGGCATTCCGGGTATTGAGGATTTCAAGGGCCATTCGTTCCACACCAGCCGCTGGGATTATGGCTATACCGGCGGCAATGCGGCGGGGGCGAAGCTCGACAAACTGGCCGACAAGCGCGTGGCGATTATCGGCACCGGGGCAACTGCGGTGCAGATTGTTCCGCATCTCGCGCGTGCCGCGAAGGAGCTTTATGTCGTCCAGCGCACGCCTTCTTCGGTAGATGTTCGTGACAACGCGCCGATCGATCCCGATTGGTTTACGGAAATCGCGACCCCGGGCTGGCAACAGCGTTGGCTCGAAAACTTTACGGCCAATCAGACGCCAGGTTTCATGATCGATGAAGATCTCGTCCAGGATGGCTGGACCGATATCTCGCGCCGTATCAAGGAGCGGGTAGCAATGCTGCCGCCTGATCAGCGCAGTTTCGAGCAGATCCTTGCGGTGTGGGAGGATGCGGATTTCGAGAAAATGAACGAAATCCGCGCCCGTGTAGATACGATTGTCGAAGACCTTGAAGCAGCTGAAAACCTGAAGGCGTGGTATCGACAATTGTGTAAACGGCCGTGTTTTCACGATCAGTATTTGCAGGCATTTAATCAACCCGGCACGCATCTGATCGACACCGACGGAAAGGGCGTCGAGAAAATCACCGCGAAGGGCTTTGTCGTCGCAGGCCGCGAATATGAAGTCGATTGCATCGTTTATGCCTCCGGGTTTCGGGTCGGGGCGAACCTTTCGGCGCTGGTCGCGTTCGATGTGGTGGGTCGTGGTGGCCTTAAGCTGTCGGACGCTTGGGGCGACGGTATGCGATCGCTTCACGGCATCCACGTCCACGACTTTCCCAATATGTTCGTCGTGACGCCCGCCCAAGGCGCCAATCTGATTTCCAATGTGCCGCACAATCTTACCGCATCGGGGCGTACGATTGCCGCCGTCGTCGCGCGGGCTGAGGAAATTGGTGCGAAGGAAGTGGAGGTTTCGCGCGAAGCACAGGATGAATGGGTTGCATTGCTGCTGACGGGCTCGGCGCGTTCGCTACGGACTGCGCCCGATTGCACGCCGGGTTACTACAACAATGAAGGCAAGGATTCCGGCCCCGCCGCCGCTTATGCCGTGGGTTATCCGCTCGGCGCCCATGCCTACTTCAAATATCTCGGCGACTGGACGATGTCCGGCAAGTTCGATGGCATCGAGTTCCGCTGACCAGCGTGACTTTCGCGAAATAGGGCTGCGCCGCTGCCGATCCGAATGTCGGATCGGTCATTGCGGCCAATTCAGGATGCCATAGGATTAGCCGGGATCGGGCTAAGACAGGTTAGCCGGTCGGCTAACCAGCGCACCGTCGAAAGCGATTGGAAGGGTCGGCAACCGTGTTTCGCGACCGTCCGGGAGTGTCACCGTTTCCAGTGCGCCGGATGCGTTGAGATGCGGATCGTCAAACATATCCTCAGGTTTGCCGATCGGCGCGAACGGCAGGCCAGTGCCCTCAAGCCGCTCGACGATTTCGGCGCGGGCGAAGCCGGCGATCAGCGTTCGGATTTGGGGCAGGATGCGTTCGCGCTGACGGACACGCTCGTTATTCTTGCGCAAGCTTTCGTCTGCCCAAAGTTCATCGAGGCCGAATAGCTTGCAGAACTTCTCCCATAGTGCGTCGGTAACGACGCCGATGAAGACCGGTTCGTCTTTGGTTTCGAATACGTCGTAGATTGCCCAGGCGGAAATGCGCACCGGCATCGGGTCGGCGGCTTTGCCGGTGACGGCGAGTTGCGCCATGTGCTGCCCGACCAGATAGACGGTCGTTTCGAACAGCGACGCCTGAATGAGTTTGCCCTTGCCGGTCCGATGACGCTCCTCAAGCGCGGCGAGCACGCCGATGACGCCGAACATTCCGCCGGTCACGTCGATCACGCTGGAGCCGGCGCGCAATGGCCGCCCGGGTGGCCCGGTCATGTAAGCGAGCCCGCCCATCATCTGGGCGACCTCGTCCAATGCGGTGCGCTTTTCATAAGGGCCGGGCAGGAAGCCTTTGGCCGAGCAATAGATAAGCCGCGGATTGAGCGCCGACAGCGTCGCATAATCGAGCCCGAGTTTGTCGAGCGCGCCGGGGCGGAAATTCTCGATCACGATATCGGCTTCAACCGCAAGTTGCGTGGCAGCGGCCAATCCCTCGACTGTCTTTAAGTCGAGGTGCACGCTTTGCTTATGCCGGTTGTACATCGGGAAATAGCCGGCACCAGACCCAAGCAGCGTGCGGGTCTTGTCGCCTTCTGGCGGCTCGACCCTGATAACCTCCGCGCCAAGGGCGGCCAGGATCGCGCCGGCGGCCGGTCCCATGACCATATGGGTAAATTCAACGACTTTCAGGCCGGCAAGCGGAGTAGGGGCCGTCATGCCGCGACCTGCGCGAAACCGAGCGGCAGGCCGGCATCGGGCGTGAAGCCGTAAAGCGGCTCGCCGGGCAGCGCCTCGGCGATGATCGCCCGGACCTTTAGCAGCTTCTCCAGGTCGATTCCGGTTTCGTACCCCATGGCCTCAAGCATGAAGACCAAATCCTCCGTTACGATATTGCCCGATGCGCCGGGCGCGAACGGGCAGCCACCCAGGCCGCCCAGCGACGCGTCGAGCGTGGTGATGCCTTCCTCCAATCCGGCCAGCGCGTTGGCGAGGCCAAGTCCACGGGTATTATGGAGGTGCAGAGTGTTGAGCCTATGCTGGCCCACCTCTGCCTTCACCCGCCGCACCAGCCGTTTCACCTGCGCGGGGTTCGCATAGCCGGTAGTATCCGAAAGGCCGACCTCGGCCGCGCCCGCCTCTATTGCGGCGGCGGCGAGGCGCGTCACACTATCCTCGCTCACCAGTCCCTCGATCGTGCAGCCGAAGGCGGTGGCCAAACCGATCTCGAAATGTGGGCGTGTCGCGTTCGGCTGCGCCGCGACCAACTCTGCGATGGCGCGAATTTCCGCGATCACGCCAGCATGATCCTTGCGAACGTTCTTCAGACTGTGTGTTTCCGACATCGAAAAGGGCATCGAAATCTTCTGCGCGCCTGCGGCGATCGCACGCTCGGCCCCTTTGAGGTTCGGAACCAGCACCGCGACCGCCAATCCATCGATCTCTTTGGCAAAGGCAACCAGTTCCGCTGTGTCCGCCATTTGCGGCAGCAGAGAGGGTGGAACGAAACTGCCCACCTCGATTTCAGGGACGCCGGCGGCAGCTTCAGCGAGAATCCACGCCTTTTTGGCGGCAAGGGGCATCACGCGGGCGATGCTTTGCAAGCCATCGCGAGGACCGACCTCGCTGATATGGACGCGGTTCATGATTTGGTATCTCCGAGATAAATCCAGGGGCGCGCCGCACGATCAGTTCGCTGGAACGCAGCGATCTCAGCGCGGTACTTGAAAGTGAGGTCGATGGCGTCGAGACCTTCCAGCAGCATCGCCTTGGCTTCCGCGCCGATCTCGAACCGCCATTGGTGGCCCGCGGCCACGCTTACCGTTTGTTGGGCCAGATCGATCGCCACCACGTCATCGGCGACTGCGATGGCTGCCACGGCACTCTCGTCGAGCACCAGGGGGACAATGCCATTGCGGGTACAATTGCCGGCGAAGATCGGCGCGAAGCTCGGCGCGATCACCGCGCGGATGCCATATTCGGCCAAGGCCCACACAGCGTGTTCCCGGCTAGAGCCGCAACCGAAATTGTGACCGCCAAGCAGGATATGCGCGTTAGCGTATCGTGCCTGATTGAGCACGAAATCAGGATTTGGATCGCGGCCGCCGGGTGTCAGATAGCGCCACGCCGCGAACAGCCCGTCGGCGAGCCCGGTCTTGCCGGTGCTTTTCATCTCGCGCGACGGGATGATCGCATCGGTATCGATATTATTCCGGATCAATGGCGCGGCGATGCTGGAAAGCCTGGTGAATGGCGTCATCGCGCCAACTCCCGTGGATCGGCGATGCGACCGGCGATCGCGCTTGCGACCACTGTTTCGGGGCTTGCGATATGTGTGCGGATATTGGGGCCCTGACGCCCTTCGAAATTGCGATTGGTGGATGAAACCACCCGCGAACCGGCAGGAAAGCTCTCCCCCCCGGCATAGAAGCACATTGAGCATCCGCTCATGCGCCATTCGAAGCCAGCGTCGGTGAAGATACGGTCCAGCCCCTCCGCCTCGGCGGCGCGGCGGACGCTCATCGAGCCGGGTACGACCAGCGCCTTCACGCCGGGCGCGACATGCCGGCCGCGCAGAAGCGCAGCAGAGCGGCGCAGGTCGGAAAGGCGCCCGTTGGTGCAACTGCCGATGAAAGCGGCGTCGATCGGCAAACCGATGAGCGCCTGTCCCGCCTCCAACCCCATATAAGCAAGGGCTTGCTGGGGCGGGTTGAGAGGAACGTGCCTCGACACCCCTATGCTATGCTCGGGCGAGGTGCCCCAGCTGATCATCGGTTCGATTGTCGACGCGTCGATCGCGATATCGGCATCGAATGTGGCGTCCGGATCGGATGCCAGTGTCCGCCATTCGGCGATCGCCTGTTCAAGCACAATTCCGGATGGTGCGTAGCGGCGACCTCGTATCCACTCGAAGGTCCTGTCATCGGGCGCGATTATCCCGGTCATCGCGGCGAATTCCGTCGCCATGTTGCAGAGCGTCATGCGCCCTTCCATGTCGAGCGCGGTGACGGCGTCGCCAGTGAACTCGATCGCATAGCCCTTGCCACCGCCGGCACCGTATTTTGCGATCAATGCCAGGATCATATCCTTGGGCGTAACCCCAGGCGCGAGCATATTGTCGAAGGCCACGCGCATGGTCTGAGGACGTGGCAGGCGTAGCGTGCCGGTTGCCATCGCATGTTCCGCCTCGGACGATCCGATCCCCCAGGCGAGCGCGCCGAACGCTCCTTGAGTGCAAGTGTGGCTGTCCGGCGCGATCAACGTGCAACCCGGCAGCACGATTCCCAGTTCGGGTGAGATTACGTGGACGATGCCCTGATCGCGATCCGTCACGTCGAACAACGTGATCCCGGCGGCGACCGTTGCCGCGCGCGTTTCCGTGATGAACGCCTGTCCGCCGGGCATCAGCGTCTGGTCGCTGCGGCCCGGGCGGGTATCGACGATATGATCCATCACGCAGAACACGCGGGCGGGATCGGCAACCGGCCGGTTCGCCGCTCTCAGACTGTTGAGGGCGGCGGCGCCGGTCCGTTCGTGCAGGAAGATCCGGTCGACCGCGATCAGGTTCGCGCCACCCGTGAGGTCGGCCACGACATGGCGGTTCCAGATCTTTCCGAACAGGGTTTGCGGATCAGGCAGAACCGGCCTCCATCTCCTTGTCGAGCGCCGCCCAGTCGCGGCTGACCAGCTTTTCCTGGATCGCGGTACGCGTTTCGAGCAAACCGTTGCGAATCCAATGCCAGGTCCGGCAGCGCGACTGGCCGTCGTCCGAAATCTGGATCATCTCATATAGGTACAGGCTGGGATCGCCCTGACGCTGCCAATAGAGCATGACGGTACGGCTATATTCGTCGAGCCCGACTTCGGCCGCCCAACCTTTGATCAGATCATTGTCCCACCATACGCGCTTGTCGTGATAGGCCGCCGGAAAATCGCGTGTTTCGGTGCGCCCGTCGTCCCAGGTGTAGTAATTGGTCTGGTGGTAAGGAAATTCGCCACCGGCGGGGAAACGGCAGAACAGGCGGGACGTGTGCTGGTCGATCTTCTCGCCGGCTGCATTGTAATAGGTGTAAACGCCATCCCACACGCCTTCGTGGCGGGCCAGCAGCGGCATATCTTCCCGGATACTCATTCGACTCTCTCCTCTTATTCCGGCCTATCGACCGGATGGTGACCAGATATCGGCGCGTTTTTTTGCCCAGTCTGCGGTGTCCCAGCGGATCGGTGTGGTCGTCTCCGCCATCAGCGCGTCGCGATTGGCGGCGAGCAGCACGGCGAGCAGCGCGCGGCCGGCGCGTGCGCGGATCATGCTGTGATGCTCGGTGGCCAGCGCCGCAGGCGCAATTTCTTCTGCCGCGAAAGGGATGGCGTTGGCTGCCTTCGCTTCGAACCAGGGCCAAAAGAAATGCGCCGCGCGCACCGCGCCCCACGCTGCGTTGAGATAGGTGCCGTGACGATCGGGCGTTTGATCGGGGATGGCGCGCTGGCACCAATCTTCGGATTGCTCGGTGAGCGGGATATGCGCCGCTACCGCCCCCCATCCGCCGGTGGCGATCCCACGCGAAACGGCTGCCGCGAGCAGGGCCGACAGGCCTTCGCCGATGATGAGCGGGTGGTGTGCCTTACTAATGGCCGTAATTGCTGCGGCGGTTACCGCGCTCCAATCGTCGAGGGCAGCTGAGAAGCCAGCCTGCCAATCATCGGACAGGCCGTGACCGGGGAGATCGATTGCGAGCGAGTCGTTCGTTTCGAACAGGTCCGCCGCCCGGCCCGGCGCGTGCAATAGAACGGTCTCCGCGGCGGGATCGCCCTGCCAGTGGATCAGTCCATCGAAGCCGTTGCAGGCGATATGGACGAACCCGCCATTGCTGCTTTCCCTCAAGGTGGGCGTGGCGGCGGCCGGGGCCGCGCGCAGATGTGCGAGGCAGGCTGCTTCAAGGGCCGCTGGAGTGGCGACCGCCTGAGCTTGCCAGCTTGGCGGTAGCGTGCCGAGCCGAGCGATATGCGCCTGCAAAGGGTCGCCGTTATAGGCGGCGATCAACACTGGAATCGTCGGGGCATCAGGGGCCGGAATGTCACGCGGCGCGCGCAACACCGCGCCATAGCCCGCGCGATAAGCATCCCCGCTGTCTAGCATGTCGCGGATCACCGCGTCGGTCTTGATCGGATCGTCGTGTGCCACGCTGATCCGTGCGCCGTCGCGCACGTCGAACCAGGGGAAGAACCAGGTTTGCTCGATGATACGGTTCCAGAGCCAGGTAAGATGCTCGCCGTAAGGGCTTGGCTGGAACGGAGGCAGGTAATCGCGATCGAAGATCGCCATCTCCTCCGGCGTCCATATTGCGTAGCCGCCCGTCGCCAGCGTGGTGAATCGTTCGGGATGCCGTTTGACCGCGCTCACCAGGATGATGCCGCCGGAATGGAAACCATAAGCTGCGGTTCGATCGATACCGAGCGCGTCGAGCAACTCGATCAGCGCCCCGGCAAACGCCTCGATATCGGGCTCGCCCGGCAATGGATCCGACTGGCCGAACCCGGGAGTGTCTGGGGCGATGCAGGTGAAATGCTCCGCCCATTTCAGCATCAGCGGCTCATATTCCGCTGAGCTTCGTGGGCTTTGATGCACCATCAAAAGGGGCGGCCCGGAACCAGCCTTGCGATAATGGACGCGGCGTTCCCGGACGTGGACGAAGTGGCGAGTGATCGACATGCCTTCAATTTGTCCGGACAAATTCCGCTCGACAAGTGTTTTTTTTGCCTACTAGTGTGCGAATCAGATTTTCGCAGGAGTTTCGATGATGACGCTGATCGGCACGAGGATGGTCTGCGATGGCAAGACCGCCCGTCAGATTTTCGAAGAGGTGATGGCCAATCCGGCGCGCAACAAATTCGGCTTTGGCGACAAACTGGCGATCGTGAACGTCGATTTTCAGCAGGCCTATACCCGCACCGATCTGTTCAAGACCGCTTATGAGACCGATCCGGCTCAGATCGAATACACCAACCGGATATCGCGGCTGGCGCGAGAGCGCGGCATGCCGGTGATCTGGAGCAGGGTGGGCTATAAGGAGGATGCGGCGGACGCCGGGATCTGGGGCACGCGCACCAACACACCTGATTCGCTCCAGAACATCAAATACGGCAGCGAACGGCACGCTTACGACCCCCGCTGCGAGATCGATCCCGACGACCTTCAATATACCAAGCGCATGCCGTCGGCCTTTTTCGAAACGCCGCTCAACAGCTATTTGCGCTGGCACAAGGTCGATACCGTGGTGGTGACGGGGGGCAGCACGTCCGGTTGTGTCCGCGCAACCGCCGTGGACGCGCTGGCCTATGGCTTTCGTGCGATCGTTCCGATCGAAACCTGCGCCGACAAGCATGAGAGCTACCACTTCGCGAACCTGACCGACCTGCAACTCAAATATGCGGACGTCGAGCCGGTCCAGACGGTGATCGATTGGCTGGAGGCGCGCTGATGGTCGACGCCGATATCCAACTCGCCGACCCAGGCCTTTATGATTTCTCACCCTATCGCGGTCGCGCGAAAATCAGCTGGCCGGGCGGGAAGAAGGTCGCGGTGTGGGTCGCGCCGAACCTTGAATATTATGAGATCGACCCGCCGGCGCATCCGAACCGCAAGAGCTGGGCTAAACCGCATCCCGATGTGGTTGGTTATGCACATCGCGATCATTCCAACCGCGTGTCGCACTGGCGCATGGCCGAGGCGATGTCGAAATATGGCTTTCCCGGATCGGTGTCGCTGTCGGTGGCCTTGTGCCAGCATCATCCGGATGTGGTGCGCGATGCCAATGAGCGTGGCTGGGAGTTCTTCAGCCATGGCATCTACAACACGCGTTACACCTACGGCATGGATGAGCGCCAGGAACGCGCGATCATCGAGGATTCGATCAGGACGGTCCGTGAAGCTACCGGGCAGACCATCCGTGGCTGGCTGGCGCCGGCGCTGACGCACACGCCGCGCACGCTCGATCTGATTGCGGAATATGGCCTCGATTATACTTGCGATCTCTATCACGACGATCAGCCGCAGCCGGTGAAGGTCAAATCGGGCCGGCTGATCTCGATCCCGTACAGCCTTGAAGTCAACGATCACTACGGTTTCTTCGTCTACAATATGTCGCCCCGCGAATATGCCGACACGCTGATCCGCCAATATGAGCGATTGGCCGAGGAAGGCGAGCAATCGGGCACAGTGATGTGCATTCCGCTTCATGCCTATTTGATCGGCCAGCCGCATCGGATCGGCCCGTTCGCCGAGGTGTTGCGCCATATTGCGGCGGACGGCCGAGCGTGGATCGCGCGTGCCGGCGAGATCGCCGATCATTATTCCCAGCATCATTATGCGGAGGCCGCCCATGGCGCTTGATCCCGCTTATC
Protein-coding sequences here:
- a CDS encoding DUF3598 domain-containing protein — protein: MSIREDMPLLARHEGVWDGVYTYYNAAGEKIDQHTSRLFCRFPAGGEFPYHQTNYYTWDDGRTETRDFPAAYHDKRVWWDNDLIKGWAAEVGLDEYSRTVMLYWQRQGDPSLYLYEMIQISDDGQSRCRTWHWIRNGLLETRTAIQEKLVSRDWAALDKEMEAGSA
- a CDS encoding alpha/beta fold hydrolase — translated: MLKWAEHFTCIAPDTPGFGQSDPLPGEPDIEAFAGALIELLDALGIDRTAAYGFHSGGIILVSAVKRHPERFTTLATGGYAIWTPEEMAIFDRDYLPPFQPSPYGEHLTWLWNRIIEQTWFFPWFDVRDGARISVAHDDPIKTDAVIRDMLDSGDAYRAGYGAVLRAPRDIPAPDAPTIPVLIAAYNGDPLQAHIARLGTLPPSWQAQAVATPAALEAACLAHLRAAPAAATPTLRESSNGGFVHIACNGFDGLIHWQGDPAAETVLLHAPGRAADLFETNDSLAIDLPGHGLSDDWQAGFSAALDDWSAVTAAAITAISKAHHPLIIGEGLSALLAAAVSRGIATGGWGAVAAHIPLTEQSEDWCQRAIPDQTPDRHGTYLNAAWGAVRAAHFFWPWFEAKAANAIPFAAEEIAPAALATEHHSMIRARAGRALLAVLLAANRDALMAETTTPIRWDTADWAKKRADIWSPSGR
- a CDS encoding isochorismatase family protein, with translation MTLIGTRMVCDGKTARQIFEEVMANPARNKFGFGDKLAIVNVDFQQAYTRTDLFKTAYETDPAQIEYTNRISRLARERGMPVIWSRVGYKEDAADAGIWGTRTNTPDSLQNIKYGSERHAYDPRCEIDPDDLQYTKRMPSAFFETPLNSYLRWHKVDTVVVTGGSTSGCVRATAVDALAYGFRAIVPIETCADKHESYHFANLTDLQLKYADVEPVQTVIDWLEAR
- a CDS encoding polysaccharide deacetylase family protein: MVDADIQLADPGLYDFSPYRGRAKISWPGGKKVAVWVAPNLEYYEIDPPAHPNRKSWAKPHPDVVGYAHRDHSNRVSHWRMAEAMSKYGFPGSVSLSVALCQHHPDVVRDANERGWEFFSHGIYNTRYTYGMDERQERAIIEDSIRTVREATGQTIRGWLAPALTHTPRTLDLIAEYGLDYTCDLYHDDQPQPVKVKSGRLISIPYSLEVNDHYGFFVYNMSPREYADTLIRQYERLAEEGEQSGTVMCIPLHAYLIGQPHRIGPFAEVLRHIAADGRAWIARAGEIADHYSQHHYAEAAHGA